ACAATTGATGATCCACTAAGTTATGTGCATTATACTAAGATTCCAGAGGCGGATTGGTCCGTTATTGTAGAGGATAGCTATAAGGATATTAAAAGGCCGCTTGAACAGCTTCTACAATACAGTATTATTGTAACATTAGTAGCTGTTATGATTGCTGTAGCTTGTGGTATATTCGTATCTCGTTCCATTACGAAACCGATTCTTCGATTAACCGGCTTATTCAAAAGGTTAGCTGCGGGGGATTTAACTGTATCAGCGCAAGGTAAGTACGATAGCGAATTCAAAGATTTGGCAGATAGCGTCAACGTTATGGTTGAGCAAAATAAAACACTAATTGGTAATATGAATGCATCGATCGAAGTATTAACCCTTAGTACGGCGGAGCTCGAATCTAACTCTAAGCAGACATCTCGTTCTGTTAATGAGACTTCAGCCACAACGATGGAGATTGCCAAGGCTATGGAGTCACAGGCTCATGATACGGAGCATATGGTCGGGAAGTTCAGCCAACTAGGCGATAAGATCTTTACGATTAATCATAGAGCACAGACGGTAAAAGGTAGCACCGAAGCAATAATGGAAGTATTCCATAGCAGCAAAGAGGTTATAGATAATCTTATGAATAACAACCGTAAGAACGAAGAAGAAGTTAGCATCATCTCATCTATTACATTGAAGTTGGAAGAGAGCTCTAACAATATCAGTAACATCACTGGGGCGATCTCAAACATTGCTAAACAAACAAATCTTCTAGCCCTCAACGCTTCTATTGAAGCTGCAAGAGCCGGCGAACACGGAAAAGGTTTTGCAGTAGTCGCTACGGAAATTCGGAAATTAGCAGAGCAAAGCTCTAAACAATCCAATGATATCTATGATATTATTCAGCAGACATTGCAGTTCGTGTCGGAGAACAACGATAGCGTGTTGGAGATTAAAGGAATCTCAGAAAAGCAGGATGAGTATGTAAATCATACGCAGGCAGCATTCCAAACGATTGTGGATAATGTAGTTGAAATTACAGAACAGATCAAAGAGATGGCTAGTGAGGTAGCCTCAATGGAGCAAGATAAGAATGAGGTACTAGACGCTACACAAGGTTTATCTGCTTCTGGTGAAGAAGTATCAGCATCGGTCGAGGAAGTAACAGCGACGATGTATGAGCAATCCTCAATGGTTCAGCAGCTTGCTGATATGGTGGGGACGATTGATCAGCTTAGCATTGAATTGAAAGAAGCCGTATCAAAAT
The nucleotide sequence above comes from Paenibacillus sp. IHBB 10380. Encoded proteins:
- a CDS encoding methyl-accepting chemotaxis protein, which translates into the protein MGITKGQQNKSIRNMSLKVKLPILISVLVAIVLISSSFFTYLISSELLLKKSTDEVVANANRLGEGLDSSVQLLEQTSHLFAVNGTIRKLLVLRSENEMSDDEFFSKNNEEYTESLDLLRESLEVTQGIQSLTVTDTKGIIVASSSPDNVKEDRFDRGYLQEALKGNFNVSEALISRTTNALISVFTQPIKDSSGQVIGVLLVTVNTSFFVEKLDDIQINGEGKISIIDRLGTYIYESTDKSLIGQKINEEKYSEAISAQATGDVVTDTIDDPLSYVHYTKIPEADWSVIVEDSYKDIKRPLEQLLQYSIIVTLVAVMIAVACGIFVSRSITKPILRLTGLFKRLAAGDLTVSAQGKYDSEFKDLADSVNVMVEQNKTLIGNMNASIEVLTLSTAELESNSKQTSRSVNETSATTMEIAKAMESQAHDTEHMVGKFSQLGDKIFTINHRAQTVKGSTEAIMEVFHSSKEVIDNLMNNNRKNEEEVSIISSITLKLEESSNNISNITGAISNIAKQTNLLALNASIEAARAGEHGKGFAVVATEIRKLAEQSSKQSNDIYDIIQQTLQFVSENNDSVLEIKGISEKQDEYVNHTQAAFQTIVDNVVEITEQIKEMASEVASMEQDKNEVLDATQGLSASGEEVSASVEEVTATMYEQSSMVQQLADMVGTIDQLSIELKEAVSKFKMK